A region of Chloroflexota bacterium DNA encodes the following proteins:
- a CDS encoding trimethylamine methyltransferase family protein, whose translation MGTTRSERRAARRQQRSEIPLAKLPFQELRNPFPPLEIVPPEGIEKIHNASLDLLENTGICVMDEEALSLFEHAGARVDHQSQMVWLDRGWLMEIVARAPAEFTWRARNLQRNVRIGGNNIALAANGGMAYASNLDVGRRRGTLQDYEAFLKLGQMCNVIHINAGELVAIQDIPSSARHLRRLLANFLYTDKAILEAAHGRVIPLDCFEMAKMVFGTLDGDPVFGGVINVSSPLRYDNRMAGGLISYARAGQVAIVTPFISAGAMGPITVAGALTQQNAEALTGIALTQIVKPGVPVIYGNFTTPTDMKSGAPAFGTPEAAWATLASAQLARRYKLPFRGSGSLNNSKVPDAQATWESHWSLWPALFAHTNFVLHSVGWLEGGLTASYEKWIIDAETLAMFFHFFKGFEISDETLALDMIAEVGPGGHHFGTPHTQARFATEFYQSTLADRLGYETWHAAGEWDATKRAHAIWKEMLAHYEPPPLDPVLQQALTEFVARREKELEGKNLYD comes from the coding sequence ATGGGAACTACACGTTCTGAGAGGCGGGCCGCCCGGCGGCAACAGCGGTCGGAAATTCCGCTGGCTAAACTTCCCTTCCAGGAATTACGCAACCCTTTCCCGCCGCTGGAAATTGTGCCGCCTGAAGGCATCGAAAAGATTCACAACGCCTCGTTGGACTTGCTCGAAAATACCGGCATCTGCGTGATGGACGAGGAAGCCCTGAGCCTGTTTGAGCACGCGGGCGCAAGAGTCGATCACCAGAGCCAAATGGTGTGGCTGGATCGCGGCTGGCTGATGGAGATCGTCGCCAGAGCGCCGGCGGAGTTCACCTGGCGCGCCCGCAACCTGCAACGCAACGTCCGCATCGGCGGGAACAACATTGCCCTGGCCGCTAACGGCGGCATGGCTTACGCCTCGAATCTCGACGTGGGGCGGCGGCGCGGCACTTTGCAAGACTACGAGGCCTTCCTCAAGCTCGGCCAGATGTGCAACGTCATTCATATCAACGCCGGTGAACTGGTCGCCATTCAAGACATTCCGTCCTCGGCCCGTCACCTGCGCCGCCTGCTGGCCAACTTTCTTTACACCGACAAAGCCATTCTCGAAGCGGCGCACGGGCGCGTCATCCCGCTGGACTGTTTTGAAATGGCCAAGATGGTCTTCGGCACGCTCGACGGCGACCCCGTGTTTGGCGGCGTCATCAACGTCAGCAGTCCCTTGCGCTACGACAATCGCATGGCCGGCGGCCTCATCAGCTACGCCCGGGCCGGGCAAGTTGCCATTGTCACCCCGTTCATCTCAGCCGGAGCGATGGGGCCGATCACGGTCGCCGGCGCGCTCACCCAGCAAAACGCGGAGGCGTTGACGGGCATCGCCCTGACCCAGATCGTCAAACCCGGCGTGCCTGTCATCTACGGCAACTTCACCACGCCCACTGACATGAAGAGCGGCGCGCCCGCCTTTGGCACGCCCGAAGCCGCCTGGGCCACGCTGGCGAGCGCCCAACTCGCCCGCCGCTACAAGTTGCCGTTTCGCGGCAGTGGCAGTCTCAACAACTCCAAAGTGCCGGACGCGCAAGCAACGTGGGAAAGCCACTGGTCGCTGTGGCCGGCGCTGTTCGCCCACACCAACTTTGTCCTGCACTCGGTTGGCTGGCTCGAAGGCGGCCTCACTGCCTCATACGAAAAGTGGATCATTGACGCCGAGACGCTGGCGATGTTCTTCCACTTCTTCAAAGGCTTCGAGATCAGCGACGAGACGCTGGCTTTGGACATGATCGCCGAAGTGGGGCCGGGCGGCCACCACTTTGGCACGCCGCACACCCAGGCCCGCTTCGCCACTGAGTTCTATCAGTCCACCCTTGCCGACCGGCTTGGCTACGAAACCTGGCACGCGGCGGGCGAGTGGGACGCCACCAAACGCGCCCACGCCATCTGGAAAGAAATGCTGGCTCACTACGAACCGCCGCCCCTCGACCCGGTTCTCCAGCAGGCCCTCACCGAATTTGTTGCCCGGCGCGAGAAGGAACTGGAAGGAAAAAATCTCTACGATTGA
- a CDS encoding trimethylamine methyltransferase family protein: MTLDSQRSERRAARRQQRSALPLLKLPFRQLRNPLPPLEIISPEQIEKLHQASMHILENVGLDFLDKETLDVWEKAGAKVDASARHVWLDRGLVMEAVGKAPASFTWRSRNPEKNVFVGENAITFAPNGGVAYSSNFETGRRRGTMADYENFLKLGQMCNILHYAGEQLVAPQEVPSSIRHLRRLFGALTLTDKAVMEAAHGREITADALKMVRLVFGDLISDGGPVIGGIINVNSPLRYDDRMLGGLITYARTGQVTIITPFILAGAMSPISMASALAQQNAEALAGVALTQLIRPGAPVIYGGFTTNVDMKSGSPAFGTPEGAWAMSVGAQLARRYKLPYRGSGSLNNSKTPDAQAAYETMWTIWPAILSHTNFVMHSVGWLEGGLTASYEKFIIDAENLAMFYHFLNGFEISDETLALDMIAEVEPGGHHFGTPHTQARFATEFYQSTLADRLGYETWHAAGAWDTAKRAHAVWKEMLAQYEPPSMDAGVKEALSEYVAKREKELEGRSLYD; the protein is encoded by the coding sequence ATGACTCTCGATTCTCAACGCTCCGAACGCCGCGCCGCCCGCCGCCAGCAACGCTCGGCCCTGCCCCTGCTCAAACTCCCTTTTCGCCAACTGCGCAACCCTCTGCCGCCGCTGGAGATCATTTCGCCTGAACAAATCGAAAAACTGCATCAAGCCTCGATGCACATTCTCGAAAACGTCGGCCTGGACTTTTTGGACAAAGAGACGCTGGACGTTTGGGAGAAGGCCGGGGCAAAGGTGGATGCTTCTGCACGTCACGTTTGGCTGGATCGCGGGCTGGTGATGGAGGCCGTCGGCAAAGCGCCCGCGTCGTTCACCTGGCGCTCGCGCAACCCGGAAAAGAACGTCTTTGTCGGCGAGAACGCGATCACCTTTGCGCCTAACGGCGGCGTGGCCTACTCATCCAACTTCGAGACGGGACGGCGGCGCGGCACAATGGCTGATTACGAAAACTTCCTCAAGCTGGGGCAGATGTGCAACATTTTGCACTACGCTGGCGAGCAACTGGTCGCGCCGCAGGAGGTGCCGTCATCCATTCGCCACCTCAGACGGCTGTTCGGCGCGCTGACCCTCACCGACAAGGCCGTGATGGAAGCGGCGCACGGGCGCGAGATCACGGCTGACGCATTAAAAATGGTGAGGCTGGTATTCGGTGATTTAATCAGTGACGGCGGCCCCGTTATCGGCGGCATCATCAACGTCAACAGCCCGCTTCGTTACGATGATCGCATGTTAGGCGGCCTCATCACTTACGCCCGCACCGGGCAAGTCACCATCATCACCCCCTTCATCCTGGCCGGGGCGATGAGTCCGATCAGCATGGCCTCAGCGCTGGCCCAACAAAACGCGGAAGCCCTGGCGGGCGTCGCCTTGACGCAGTTGATCAGGCCGGGCGCGCCCGTCATCTATGGCGGCTTCACCACGAATGTGGACATGAAGAGCGGAAGCCCGGCCTTTGGCACGCCGGAGGGCGCGTGGGCGATGTCGGTCGGGGCGCAGTTGGCGCGGCGCTACAAGTTGCCGTATCGCGGCAGTGGCAGTCTCAACAATTCCAAAACGCCGGACGCACAGGCGGCTTATGAGACAATGTGGACGATCTGGCCGGCGATTCTGTCGCACACCAACTTCGTCATGCACTCGGTCGGCTGGCTGGAGGGCGGACTGACCGCCTCTTACGAGAAGTTCATTATAGACGCCGAAAACCTGGCGATGTTCTATCACTTCCTCAACGGCTTTGAGATCAGCGACGAGACGCTGGCCCTGGACATGATCGCCGAAGTGGAGCCGGGCGGCCACCACTTCGGGACTCCACACACCCAGGCCCGCTTCGCCACCGAGTTCTATCAGTCCACCCTCGCCGACCGGCTGGGCTACGAAACGTGGCATGCGGCGGGCGCATGGGACACGGCCAAGCGAGCACACGCCGTTTGGAAAGAGATGCTGGCGCAGTACGAGCCACCGTCAATGGATGCCGGCGTGAAAGAAGCGTTGAGTGAGTATGTAGCGAAAAGGGAGAAGGAGTTGGAGGGGAGGAGTCTTTATGATTGA
- a CDS encoding aminotransferase class V-fold PLP-dependent enzyme: protein MTHSQLRSLFSVDQQVPRLDGTIGPYINFDNAASTPPMRSVQEAVNNFMQWYSSVHRGTGFKSQLATRAYEQAREIALRFVGADPKTHVCIFGKNSTEALNKLARRFHFEAGRDVVLVSLMEHHSNDLPYRAVANVAHVAVKPNGELDEDDYDRKLKEYAGRVALVAVSGGSNVTGFINPARRLAEKAHTAGAQILIDCAQLAPHRKVDIGALDDPQHFDYIAISAHKMYAPYGTGALIGRRDTFEHGEPDLRGGGTVEIVTEDSVEWSGPPDRDEAGSPNVVGAVALAAAIKQLEAVGMETVAAHEAELTEHALRRLSQMESVELLGDRDPAQAGTRLGVIPFNLRGVPHFLAAAILGHEFGIGVRNGCFCAHPYILHLLALTPQETARVRDEMLAHDRREMPGLVRASFGLYNTIEEVDRFVEALEKIARKEYKGRYNQDRASGDYVPEGWKPEFENYFRL from the coding sequence ATGACTCACTCCCAACTTCGTTCCCTCTTCTCCGTTGATCAACAAGTCCCCCGTCTCGACGGCACAATCGGGCCGTACATCAACTTCGACAACGCGGCTTCCACGCCGCCCATGCGGTCAGTGCAGGAAGCCGTCAACAACTTTATGCAGTGGTACTCGTCGGTGCATCGCGGCACGGGCTTCAAGAGCCAGCTTGCCACGCGCGCTTACGAACAGGCTCGCGAGATCGCGCTGCGCTTTGTCGGCGCCGACCCGAAAACGCACGTCTGTATCTTCGGCAAGAACTCAACCGAGGCCCTCAACAAGCTCGCCCGGCGCTTTCACTTTGAGGCCGGGCGAGATGTTGTGCTGGTCTCGCTGATGGAACATCATTCGAACGATCTGCCCTATCGCGCTGTCGCCAACGTCGCCCACGTGGCCGTGAAGCCGAACGGCGAATTGGACGAAGATGATTACGACCGCAAGCTGAAAGAGTACGCGGGGCGCGTGGCCCTGGTGGCCGTCTCTGGCGGGAGCAACGTCACCGGCTTCATCAACCCGGCGCGGCGGCTGGCCGAGAAGGCGCACACCGCCGGCGCGCAAATTCTGATTGACTGCGCCCAACTCGCCCCGCATCGCAAAGTGGATATAGGCGCGCTCGACGACCCTCAGCATTTTGATTACATTGCGATCTCGGCCCACAAGATGTACGCGCCTTACGGCACGGGCGCGCTGATCGGGCGGCGCGATACATTTGAACACGGGGAACCCGACTTGCGCGGGGGCGGCACGGTGGAGATCGTCACCGAGGACTCGGTGGAGTGGAGCGGCCCGCCCGACCGCGACGAGGCCGGTAGCCCGAACGTCGTCGGCGCGGTGGCGCTGGCGGCGGCCATCAAACAGCTTGAAGCAGTGGGCATGGAGACCGTGGCCGCCCACGAGGCCGAGTTGACCGAGCACGCGCTTCGACGCTTGAGTCAGATGGAAAGCGTTGAGTTATTGGGCGACCGCGACCCGGCGCAGGCCGGAACGCGGCTGGGCGTGATTCCGTTCAACCTGCGCGGCGTGCCGCACTTTCTGGCAGCGGCCATCCTCGGCCACGAGTTCGGCATTGGCGTGCGCAACGGCTGTTTCTGCGCCCACCCTTACATTTTGCATTTGCTGGCGTTGACGCCGCAAGAAACGGCGCGGGTGCGCGACGAAATGCTGGCCCACGACCGCCGGGAAATGCCGGGCCTGGTGCGCGCCAGCTTCGGGCTATATAACACGATTGAAGAAGTGGATCGGTTCGTCGAAGCGCTGGAGAAGATTGCCCGCAAAGAATACAAGGGCAGGTACAACCAGGATCGGGCTTCGGGTGACTATGTGCCTGAGGGGTGGAAGCCGGAGTTTGAAAATTATTTTCGGCTATGA
- a CDS encoding aminopeptidase P family protein — protein sequence MARKDKRIFGQHNALFEPNLDFSRLRHERLAKVQREMAKRDIGALILTDIMNIRYATGVSVMPLWTAVNLAHYVLVPVNGDPIIYEYNQSRFIARQFWSDVRPAHYWQHRFADQYAPDLSNRWASEFKDVLQEKGLAGSKVGVDNLDYYGFTALQNQGFHLTDADEPMEAARVVKLPDEIELLRQSAAVCESALYDVEQAIRPGISENELLAIFWHGMLALGGEHCFTRLIASGHKTNPWFHEAGSKLVRPGDLVGIDTDMIGPHGYVCDISRTFLCGDVATATQKEAYKVAYDFIQGTIELCQPGVAFSDFARRIPTVPEAYKAQRYSVILHGIGTDDEPPFIPFIDDLRGETFVDGEFQENTVLSVEFYAGKVGEQDGVKLEEEIWLTKDGPVVISLYPYEEKLLR from the coding sequence ATGGCCCGCAAAGACAAACGCATCTTCGGACAACACAACGCGCTGTTTGAACCCAATCTCGACTTCAGCCGCCTGCGCCACGAGCGTCTGGCAAAAGTCCAGCGCGAGATGGCCAAACGCGACATCGGCGCGCTGATCCTGACCGACATCATGAACATTCGCTATGCCACCGGCGTCAGCGTCATGCCGCTGTGGACGGCGGTCAATCTGGCACATTACGTGCTGGTTCCGGTCAACGGCGACCCCATCATTTACGAATACAACCAGTCGCGATTCATCGCCCGGCAATTCTGGTCGGACGTGCGCCCGGCGCATTACTGGCAACACCGCTTCGCCGATCAATATGCGCCCGACCTTTCCAACAGATGGGCTTCGGAGTTCAAAGACGTGCTTCAGGAAAAAGGGCTGGCCGGTTCCAAAGTGGGCGTAGACAATCTGGACTACTACGGTTTCACCGCCTTGCAAAACCAGGGCTTTCATCTAACGGACGCCGACGAGCCAATGGAAGCCGCCCGCGTCGTTAAATTGCCAGACGAGATCGAGCTTCTGCGTCAGTCCGCCGCTGTGTGCGAATCCGCTCTTTACGACGTGGAACAGGCCATCCGCCCCGGCATCAGCGAGAATGAACTGCTGGCGATCTTCTGGCATGGCATGTTGGCCCTGGGCGGCGAACACTGCTTCACCCGCCTCATCGCTTCCGGCCACAAGACCAATCCCTGGTTCCACGAAGCCGGGAGCAAACTGGTGCGCCCCGGCGACCTGGTGGGCATTGACACCGACATGATCGGCCCGCACGGCTACGTGTGCGACATCTCGCGCACCTTCCTTTGTGGCGATGTCGCCACCGCAACCCAAAAAGAGGCTTACAAAGTCGCCTACGATTTCATTCAAGGCACAATTGAGTTGTGCCAGCCCGGCGTCGCCTTTTCCGATTTTGCCAGGCGCATCCCGACCGTCCCGGAAGCTTATAAAGCGCAACGCTACTCGGTCATCCTGCACGGCATCGGCACCGACGACGAGCCGCCTTTCATTCCGTTCATTGATGATCTGAGGGGCGAAACCTTTGTGGACGGCGAGTTTCAAGAGAACACCGTCTTGAGCGTTGAGTTCTACGCCGGAAAAGTGGGCGAGCAGGACGGCGTAAAATTAGAGGAAGAAATCTGGCTTACCAAAGACGGGCCGGTGGTGATTTCGTTGTATCCTTATGAGGAGAAGTTGTTGAGGTGA
- a CDS encoding ornithine cyclodeaminase family protein: MVLWLTEKDVRSLLTMEMALEAVEESFHGLAEGTATNMPRRRISHERNTFHLMFSAVGSRNVIGVKAYNTYGGPVDFLIPLYSTETGRLIALIEGDWLGRVRTGAASGVASKYLARPGSKTLSLFGTGSQAQTQMLAVCAALGTIERVNVYSRNAENRATFVAEMQPQVKAQIVAVNSPEATLEGADVIATMTTSKEPVFRGDLLPPGVHINAAGSNHARRREIDGETVRRCARIAVDSIEQAKMECGDLIAAVEEKITRWDDMIEFADIVGGKTPGRSSPDEITLFESQGISVWDVATAARVYELAVERSVGQKIEEFHREENN, from the coding sequence ATGGTTCTCTGGCTGACCGAAAAAGATGTTCGTTCATTGCTCACGATGGAAATGGCGCTGGAAGCGGTCGAAGAATCGTTTCACGGGCTGGCCGAGGGCACGGCGACCAACATGCCGCGCCGCCGGATCAGTCACGAGCGCAACACCTTCCACCTCATGTTCAGCGCCGTCGGCTCGCGCAATGTCATCGGCGTCAAGGCCTACAACACCTACGGCGGGCCGGTGGATTTTTTGATCCCGCTTTACAGCACTGAGACCGGGCGGCTGATTGCCTTGATTGAGGGCGACTGGCTGGGGCGAGTCCGAACCGGGGCCGCCTCCGGGGTGGCAAGCAAATACCTGGCCCGGCCCGGCTCGAAGACGCTGAGTCTCTTTGGCACTGGCAGTCAGGCCCAAACGCAAATGCTGGCTGTGTGCGCCGCGCTGGGCACGATCGAGCGCGTCAACGTTTACAGCCGCAACGCCGAGAACCGGGCAACCTTCGTTGCCGAAATGCAACCGCAGGTGAAGGCGCAGATTGTGGCCGTGAACTCGCCCGAGGCAACACTTGAGGGCGCCGACGTGATTGCCACCATGACCACTTCCAAAGAGCCGGTGTTTCGCGGCGACCTCCTGCCGCCCGGCGTCCACATCAACGCCGCCGGGTCGAACCATGCCAGGCGCCGCGAAATTGACGGCGAAACCGTGCGCCGCTGTGCCCGCATCGCCGTCGACTCCATCGAGCAAGCCAAAATGGAGTGCGGTGACCTGATCGCCGCTGTGGAAGAAAAAATCACCCGCTGGGATGATATGATCGAGTTTGCCGACATCGTAGGCGGCAAAACGCCGGGCCGCTCCTCGCCCGACGAAATCACCCTGTTCGAGTCGCAAGGCATCTCGGTCTGGGACGTGGCAACGGCGGCGCGGGTGTATGAGTTGGCGGTGGAGCGAAGCGTGGGGCAGAAGATTGAAGAGTTTCATCGCGAAGAAAACAACTGA
- a CDS encoding putative C-S lyase, with product MAYNFDQLINRRPTNSNKWNFYPEDILPMWVADMDFVSPHPVIKALRQKVEHGIFGYELPSAELIETVCDRMARLYGWAVTPQQVIALPGLVTGVNVACRAVGGPGDGVLIQTPVYHPFLSAPKNNGRLRQDAPLTYVSDGDHAFHYEIDYDSFETAIQDNTRLFLFCNPHNPTGQVYTPEQLTRLAEICLRHNLVICSDEIHGELVLGKSTHTPLATLSPEIADRTITLIAPSKTFNIAGLGCSFAIVTNPELRQQVQIAAEGIVPLVNALGLAAGLAAFRDDPEVNDWLTALKQYLTANRDVWVETIARELPMLKTAAPDATYLAWLDCRGANLDLDPYEFFLQKASIGFSDGAIFGANGQGFVRVNFGCPRPRLMQALEQMKAALTNDGRTTKDG from the coding sequence ATGGCTTACAACTTCGATCAACTCATCAACCGCCGCCCGACCAATAGCAACAAGTGGAATTTTTACCCTGAAGACATTTTGCCGATGTGGGTTGCCGATATGGATTTTGTGTCGCCCCATCCCGTCATCAAAGCCTTGCGCCAAAAAGTTGAGCACGGCATCTTCGGCTACGAACTGCCGTCCGCTGAACTTATCGAAACCGTGTGTGACCGCATGGCCCGGCTCTACGGTTGGGCCGTCACTCCGCAACAAGTCATCGCCCTGCCCGGCCTGGTCACCGGCGTCAACGTCGCTTGTCGGGCCGTCGGCGGGCCGGGCGACGGCGTGCTCATCCAGACACCGGTCTACCATCCCTTCCTCAGCGCGCCCAAAAACAATGGCCGCCTCAGGCAGGATGCGCCGCTCACCTATGTCTCCGACGGCGATCATGCTTTTCATTACGAGATTGACTACGACAGCTTTGAAACTGCCATTCAGGATAACACCCGCCTGTTCCTGTTTTGCAACCCGCACAACCCTACCGGCCAGGTTTATACGCCCGAACAATTGACCCGGCTGGCCGAAATCTGTCTGCGCCATAATCTCGTCATCTGCTCCGACGAAATTCACGGCGAGCTTGTGCTGGGCAAGTCCACGCACACCCCGCTGGCAACACTCTCCCCCGAAATCGCCGACCGCACCATCACCCTCATCGCCCCCAGCAAGACGTTCAACATTGCCGGCCTCGGTTGTAGTTTTGCCATCGTCACCAACCCGGAACTGCGCCAGCAAGTGCAAATCGCCGCCGAGGGCATCGTGCCGCTCGTCAACGCCCTGGGCCTGGCCGCCGGGCTGGCCGCTTTCCGCGACGACCCGGAGGTGAATGACTGGCTGACGGCCCTGAAGCAATACCTGACGGCCAACCGCGATGTCTGGGTTGAGACTATCGCCCGCGAACTGCCCATGCTCAAGACCGCCGCGCCCGACGCCACCTATCTGGCCTGGCTCGATTGCCGGGGCGCGAACCTTGATCTTGATCCGTACGAATTCTTTTTGCAGAAGGCCAGTATCGGGTTCAGCGACGGCGCGATCTTTGGCGCAAACGGCCAGGGCTTCGTGCGCGTGAATTTTGGTTGCCCGCGCCCGCGATTGATGCAGGCATTGGAACAGATGAAAGCCGCACTGACAAACGACGGACGGACGACGAAGGACGGGTGA
- a CDS encoding cobalamin-independent methionine synthase II family protein — MIEAHTDVVGSLLRPPELLQAREDVAAGRISQAEFKRVEDWAVDEAIALQEEAGLEVITDGEQRRLSFQSQLLESVEGVGEWDIDAFLWGDWKGIEGVVEDKNTQRPKELGVVSKLRRKRHLSSEEFVYLRRRTTRIPKITLTSPSLYANLWSPEKSKAAYPTLDSFLADVVDIMRDEVAELVRLGATYIQIDAPHYPLLIDPKTRAFYESQGWTLERWLARGIEMDNALIGDFREVTFAFHLCRGNQHSRWLVEGGYDLIAKPIFQNIRAQRLMLEYDDARSGTFDPLQEVPDDKTVVLGLVTTKSPRQETVEELAARIKDAARFVPLERLGLSPQCGFATSIGGNALTLEDEKRKLKTICETAKVVWG, encoded by the coding sequence ATGATTGAAGCCCACACCGATGTCGTCGGCAGTTTGCTTCGCCCGCCGGAATTGTTGCAGGCGCGAGAGGATGTGGCGGCGGGCCGAATTTCGCAAGCCGAGTTCAAGCGCGTCGAAGATTGGGCGGTTGACGAAGCTATCGCGCTTCAAGAAGAGGCGGGGCTGGAGGTGATCACGGACGGCGAACAGAGGCGGCTGTCCTTTCAGAGCCAACTCCTGGAGTCGGTGGAGGGCGTTGGCGAGTGGGACATTGACGCTTTCTTGTGGGGCGACTGGAAGGGCATTGAGGGCGTGGTCGAAGACAAGAACACGCAACGCCCCAAAGAGCTGGGTGTGGTGAGCAAACTACGCCGCAAGCGCCACTTGTCTTCTGAAGAGTTTGTGTACCTGCGACGGCGCACGACGCGCATTCCCAAAATTACGCTTACCAGCCCCAGCCTGTACGCCAATTTGTGGTCGCCAGAAAAGTCGAAAGCCGCCTACCCGACCCTCGACAGCTTCCTGGCTGACGTGGTGGATATTATGCGCGACGAAGTCGCCGAGTTGGTCCGGCTCGGCGCGACCTACATTCAGATTGACGCGCCGCACTACCCGCTGTTGATTGACCCGAAGACTCGCGCCTTCTACGAAAGCCAGGGCTGGACATTGGAGCGATGGCTGGCGCGCGGCATTGAGATGGACAACGCCCTCATCGGCGATTTCCGCGAAGTGACGTTCGCCTTTCACCTGTGCCGGGGCAATCAGCACAGCCGCTGGCTGGTCGAGGGCGGCTACGATCTGATCGCCAAGCCGATCTTTCAAAACATTCGCGCCCAACGGTTGATGCTTGAGTACGACGACGCGCGCTCCGGCACATTCGACCCGCTCCAAGAAGTGCCCGACGACAAGACGGTAGTGCTGGGGCTGGTGACAACCAAAAGCCCGCGCCAGGAAACGGTTGAAGAGTTGGCGGCGCGCATCAAAGACGCGGCGCGCTTCGTGCCGCTGGAACGGCTCGGCCTCAGCCCGCAGTGCGGCTTCGCCACCTCCATCGGCGGCAACGCCCTCACCCTTGAAGATGAGAAGCGCAAGCTGAAGACAATTTGCGAGACGGCGAAAGTAGTATGGGGATAG
- a CDS encoding DMT family transporter: MTDVPAEVPKAANIHWTGWAIALGSSVAFSISTPIAKAAILLGMAPATLLVLRLLITTLLLFSTTLLTEPVRLRIDRRHLMFCILAGLANGVGMLAYFSSLTRLDSSIAAMIFSISPLVVLGLLALRGERVTPRNGARLALGLGGVYLLIGPGGQVDLSGVALVMVSVLAVPFQLVIMQWYLQAHDPRTVTLYMVTTMMAVAIGWWLAQGAEWHDPGWRGWLLVLTLAFFSTYLARLLLFLSVRKIGGGQTGLLAPLETLLTVIWSTIFLNERLTTVQWLGGLLILISAGLAVNVLGRAQRRKQT, translated from the coding sequence GTGACGGACGTTCCGGCTGAGGTTCCCAAAGCGGCAAACATCCACTGGACAGGCTGGGCCATCGCCCTCGGTTCGAGCGTCGCCTTCAGTATTTCCACGCCCATTGCCAAAGCGGCCATTCTGCTGGGCATGGCACCAGCCACCCTGCTGGTTTTGCGACTCCTCATTACCACGCTCTTGCTCTTCAGCACCACCCTGCTCACCGAGCCGGTCCGGCTTCGGATTGACCGCAGGCATTTAATGTTTTGCATTCTGGCCGGCCTGGCGAATGGTGTCGGGATGCTGGCCTACTTTTCATCGCTCACTCGTCTCGACTCCTCCATCGCGGCCATGATCTTTTCCATCAGCCCGCTGGTGGTGCTGGGCCTGCTGGCCTTGCGCGGCGAGCGGGTCACGCCCCGCAACGGCGCGCGGCTGGCGCTGGGGCTGGGCGGCGTATACTTGCTCATCGGCCCCGGCGGCCAGGTAGACTTGTCCGGCGTGGCGCTGGTGATGGTATCGGTGCTGGCTGTCCCGTTTCAACTGGTCATCATGCAATGGTATTTGCAGGCGCACGATCCGCGAACAGTGACGCTTTACATGGTGACGACAATGATGGCAGTGGCCATCGGCTGGTGGCTGGCTCAAGGCGCGGAGTGGCATGATCCGGGTTGGCGCGGCTGGTTGCTTGTTCTGACCCTGGCCTTCTTCAGCACCTATCTGGCCCGGCTTCTGCTCTTCCTCTCGGTGCGCAAGATCGGCGGCGGGCAAACCGGCCTGCTGGCCCCGTTGGAGACTCTGCTCACCGTGATCTGGTCAACGATCTTTTTGAACGAGCGACTCACGACAGTGCAATGGCTGGGCGGTCTTCTGATCCTGATCAGCGCCGGGTTAGCCGTCAACGTGCTGGGGCGGGCGCAGCGGAGAAAACAGACCTGA